In Zobellia roscoffensis, the following are encoded in one genomic region:
- a CDS encoding collagen-like protein — protein MKRTLLLLGTLFTILFISCDGSDGRDGQPGQDGADGIQGQVFEVEDVDFTYIAENNLYETILNFEDFTSFPVEANDAVLVYQYDRTVEFNDDVVNDVWNLIPQTFFYDEGTVQFVPGHTTRDVEILITGNFDLSNLSPDITQGQIFRFVILPGVSAAAKMDKSNISAVMNSIGVTEADVKKVSLK, from the coding sequence ATGAAGAGGACACTTCTTTTACTCGGTACGCTTTTTACAATTCTTTTTATTTCGTGTGATGGTTCTGATGGACGCGACGGTCAACCTGGACAGGATGGCGCAGACGGCATACAAGGCCAAGTTTTTGAAGTAGAAGACGTAGACTTTACTTATATAGCAGAAAATAATTTATATGAAACCATATTAAATTTTGAAGATTTCACCAGTTTTCCCGTAGAAGCTAACGATGCTGTTTTGGTTTATCAATATGATAGAACAGTTGAATTTAATGACGACGTAGTGAACGATGTTTGGAATTTGATACCTCAAACCTTTTTTTATGATGAAGGAACCGTTCAGTTTGTTCCAGGTCATACTACCAGAGATGTAGAGATTCTTATTACTGGTAACTTTGACCTTTCAAACTTAAGCCCAGATATTACCCAAGGGCAGATATTTAGATTTGTAATCCTACCAGGGGTTTCTGCTGCTGCAAAAATGGATAAAAGCAATATTTCAGCTGTTATGAATAGTATTGGAGTTACCGAAGCTGATGTTAAAAAAGTATCTCTTAAATAA